Proteins found in one Seonamhaeicola sp. S2-3 genomic segment:
- a CDS encoding efflux RND transporter periplasmic adaptor subunit has protein sequence MNKTVKIILGIVALLLLVWVLKYFKDANSKDVIEYKVEEPFYTSINTKAVATGKLNPEEEVELKPQISGIVDEILVEEGDVVKKGDLIAKIRVVPNEQSLVSAKSRIASAKLSFDNAKILYDRNKVLFNKGVISKQDFENSELSFNQAKESLAQAQNDYQIIKRGSLSGGNTANTNIIAQISGTILEIPVREGDQVIQSNNFNAGTTIATVADMSLMIFEGKVDESEVGKLEEGKEIKVILGAINDKEFPAKLTFIAPKGVEENGAVQFTIKADVDVEMNTNIRAGYSANAEIDIESKDSVLAIREALLQYNRITEKPFVEILEGDDKFKKQNVTLGLSDGINVEIIEGVKLGDKIKVWNKASKDNEDEDNDENK, from the coding sequence ATGAATAAGACAGTAAAAATCATTTTAGGCATTGTAGCATTGTTACTACTAGTTTGGGTATTAAAATATTTTAAAGATGCCAATTCTAAAGATGTTATAGAATATAAAGTAGAAGAACCTTTTTATACTTCTATAAACACAAAAGCAGTAGCAACAGGTAAACTAAACCCAGAAGAAGAAGTTGAATTAAAACCTCAAATCTCGGGTATTGTAGATGAAATTCTTGTAGAAGAAGGTGATGTTGTTAAAAAAGGAGACTTAATAGCAAAAATAAGGGTAGTACCTAATGAGCAAAGTTTAGTGAGTGCTAAAAGTAGAATAGCTTCAGCTAAATTATCTTTTGATAATGCTAAAATTTTATACGATAGAAATAAAGTTCTCTTCAATAAAGGTGTCATTTCAAAACAAGATTTTGAAAATAGCGAGCTATCATTCAATCAAGCTAAAGAGTCTTTGGCTCAAGCTCAAAACGACTATCAAATAATAAAAAGAGGCTCATTATCTGGAGGTAATACAGCTAACACAAATATTATAGCTCAAATTTCTGGTACTATTTTAGAAATTCCAGTGAGAGAAGGAGACCAAGTTATTCAAAGTAATAATTTCAATGCAGGTACAACCATTGCTACCGTAGCAGATATGAGTTTAATGATTTTTGAAGGTAAAGTAGATGAATCTGAAGTTGGTAAATTAGAAGAAGGAAAAGAAATAAAAGTAATTCTTGGAGCTATAAATGATAAAGAGTTCCCTGCAAAATTAACCTTTATAGCACCAAAAGGTGTTGAAGAAAATGGTGCAGTTCAATTCACCATTAAAGCAGATGTTGATGTTGAAATGAACACCAATATTAGAGCAGGATACAGCGCTAATGCAGAGATTGATATAGAAAGTAAAGACAGCGTTTTGGCTATTAGAGAAGCCTTACTACAATACAACAGAATTACCGAAAAACCTTTTGTTGAAATTTTAGAGGGTGATGATAAATTTAAAAAGCAAAATGTAACACTTGGTTTATCTGATGGTATTAATGTTGAAATTATAGAAGGGGTAAAATTAGGCGATAAAATTAAAGTTTGGAATAAAGCATCAAAAGACAACGAAGATGAGGATAATGATGAAAATAAATAA
- a CDS encoding TolC family protein, whose protein sequence is MMKINKKVMPFKKYNMALFTLLITVLSFGQQKKQWTLQECVSYALENNISVKQASNSLLSNEQDIVAAKGQFLPSVNASASNGLSFGTSLVAEGIFANRTSNSTSFGISVSQTVFNGFRNLNTYKQANLSSEIGALELNRIKDDISLNVVNAYLNVLFNKENLETAQAQYEFSKKQLQQVKDLVDAGVQPKANIYDAEATLSRDAQQVTIAENNFNLALLSLSQLLQVPFKNFDVQIIDVDVPSEALLYSNVEPILNYALENRSEIKIAEKNIEAAQLGTEISKAGYLPSVSFSYGFGANAFYSNLIDNEAAFLEQLDNNKGHSFNLSVGIPIFSRFQNKTSVAKSKIAEESRKLDLEQAKITLESNIQSAYTDAQAALKAYVAAKTALTSQELAFNNSKERYDIGAMTAFDLEQARVQLINAQSSLINAKYDFVFKTKVLDFYMGKPLTK, encoded by the coding sequence ATGATGAAAATAAATAAAAAAGTAATGCCTTTTAAAAAATACAATATGGCACTTTTTACACTGCTAATTACAGTATTAAGTTTTGGGCAACAAAAAAAACAATGGACACTCCAAGAATGCGTTTCCTATGCTTTAGAAAATAATATATCAGTAAAGCAAGCCAGTAACAGTTTACTTTCAAATGAGCAAGATATTGTAGCTGCTAAAGGGCAGTTTTTACCATCGGTAAACGCTAGTGCATCAAACGGATTAAGTTTTGGGACCAGTTTGGTGGCAGAAGGTATTTTTGCAAACAGAACCAGTAATTCTACTAGTTTTGGAATTAGCGTATCTCAAACTGTTTTTAACGGATTCAGAAATTTAAACACCTACAAGCAAGCTAATTTATCATCAGAAATAGGGGCATTAGAACTTAATAGAATAAAAGATGATATTTCTTTAAACGTAGTTAATGCTTATTTAAATGTACTTTTTAATAAAGAAAATTTAGAAACAGCTCAAGCTCAATATGAGTTTAGTAAAAAACAATTACAGCAGGTTAAAGATTTAGTAGATGCTGGTGTACAACCTAAAGCCAATATTTATGATGCCGAAGCTACATTAAGTAGAGATGCACAACAAGTTACTATTGCTGAAAATAACTTTAATTTAGCGCTTTTATCGTTATCGCAATTATTACAAGTGCCATTTAAAAATTTTGATGTACAAATTATTGATGTTGATGTGCCTTCAGAAGCTCTTTTGTATAGTAATGTAGAACCTATTTTAAATTATGCATTAGAAAACAGAAGCGAAATTAAAATAGCAGAAAAAAATATAGAAGCAGCACAATTGGGAACCGAAATTTCTAAAGCAGGCTATCTGCCTAGTGTATCATTTAGTTATGGTTTTGGTGCCAATGCTTTTTATTCTAATTTAATTGATAATGAAGCGGCATTTTTAGAACAATTAGATAATAATAAAGGGCATAGTTTTAATTTAAGTGTGGGAATTCCCATTTTTTCAAGATTTCAAAATAAAACATCAGTAGCAAAATCTAAAATAGCAGAAGAAAGTAGAAAGCTAGATTTAGAGCAAGCAAAAATAACTTTAGAGTCTAATATTCAAAGTGCTTATACAGATGCACAAGCAGCATTAAAGGCTTATGTAGCAGCAAAAACAGCGTTAACATCTCAAGAACTAGCATTTAACAATTCAAAAGAACGATATGATATTGGTGCAATGACAGCTTTTGATTTAGAACAAGCCAGAGTACAATTAATTAATGCCCAATCTTCTTTAATAAATGCTAAATATGATTTTGTTTTTAAGACAAAAGTTTTAGACTTTTACATGGGAAAACCATTAACAAAATAA
- the tsaB gene encoding tRNA (adenosine(37)-N6)-threonylcarbamoyltransferase complex dimerization subunit type 1 TsaB, with translation MALILSIETATTNCSVALSKEGKTIALKEDFRNGYSHAEKLHVFIDKVLNEASVSKHDLNAIAVSKGPGSYTGLRIGVSAAKGLAFALNKPLISVPTLDALAQQVQCKEGAIVAMLDARRKEVYSAVYNCNHQQIRDTQAQILDASAFTEYLEQGNVYFIGSGVEKTKEIINHSNTVFIEEKLPSANEMGALAFNKYKISDTEDVAYFEPYYLKDFVALKPKS, from the coding sequence TTGGCACTAATACTTAGCATAGAAACAGCAACTACCAACTGTTCGGTAGCACTTTCAAAAGAAGGAAAAACCATTGCATTAAAAGAAGATTTTAGAAATGGCTATTCACATGCCGAAAAATTACATGTGTTTATTGATAAGGTTTTAAATGAAGCAAGTGTAAGCAAACATGACTTAAACGCAATAGCTGTTAGTAAAGGTCCAGGATCTTATACAGGATTACGAATAGGGGTTTCTGCGGCTAAAGGCTTAGCTTTTGCTTTAAATAAACCGTTAATTTCAGTTCCTACATTAGATGCTTTGGCACAACAAGTTCAGTGTAAAGAAGGAGCAATTGTAGCTATGTTAGATGCCAGAAGGAAGGAAGTATATTCGGCTGTTTATAATTGCAACCATCAACAAATAAGAGATACCCAAGCACAGATTTTAGATGCAAGTGCTTTTACTGAATATTTAGAACAAGGAAACGTTTATTTTATAGGTAGTGGTGTAGAAAAAACAAAAGAAATAATTAATCATTCTAATACTGTTTTTATTGAAGAAAAATTACCGTCTGCTAATGAAATGGGAGCCTTGGCTTTTAATAAATATAAAATAAGCGACACCGAAGATGTCGCTTATTTTGAACCATATTATTTAAAAGATTTTGTGGCTTTAAAGCCTAAATCTTAA
- a CDS encoding mechanosensitive ion channel family protein: MDLERYINIAQDFIVTYGIKVLGAIVIWIIGSWLIKKINNGIAKVMTKQNYEISLQKFLLNLIGWALKILLFLAILSQLGVETTSFAAILAAAGLAVGMALQGSLGNFAGGVLIMIFKPFKVGDLIEAQGEIGVVKEIEIFTTKLKGLSNKEIIIPNGTLSNGNIVNYTTEGTRRVDLVFGVSYDADIKQTKDVLMNVLTSHPKVLKDPAPSVTVLELADSSVNFATRPWCKTEDYWDVYFDVTENVKEALDKAGIEIPYPHQVEIHKEA, from the coding sequence ATGGATTTAGAAAGATATATTAATATCGCACAAGATTTTATTGTAACATACGGAATTAAGGTTTTAGGAGCCATTGTTATATGGATTATTGGTTCTTGGCTAATAAAAAAGATAAACAATGGCATTGCTAAAGTAATGACTAAACAAAACTATGAGATTAGTTTACAAAAATTCTTACTAAACCTAATTGGGTGGGCCTTAAAAATTCTTTTATTCTTAGCTATTCTTTCTCAGTTAGGAGTAGAAACCACTTCTTTTGCTGCTATTTTAGCTGCTGCTGGTTTAGCTGTTGGTATGGCACTTCAAGGCTCATTAGGCAACTTTGCAGGTGGTGTTTTAATAATGATTTTTAAACCTTTTAAGGTTGGTGATTTAATAGAAGCTCAAGGAGAAATTGGAGTAGTGAAAGAAATTGAAATTTTTACTACTAAACTAAAAGGATTATCTAATAAAGAAATTATTATTCCTAACGGAACTTTATCTAATGGTAATATTGTTAATTATACAACTGAAGGTACACGCCGTGTAGATTTAGTTTTTGGTGTTAGTTATGATGCCGATATTAAACAAACTAAAGATGTTTTAATGAATGTTTTAACTTCGCACCCTAAAGTATTAAAAGATCCTGCTCCTTCTGTTACAGTATTAGAATTAGCCGATAGTTCTGTTAATTTTGCAACAAGACCATGGTGTAAAACAGAAGATTATTGGGATGTTTACTTTGATGTTACTGAAAACGTAAAAGAAGCTCTTGATAAAGCAGGTATTGAAATTCCTTACCCACATCAAGTTGAAATACACAAAGAAGCTTAA
- a CDS encoding DUF1304 domain-containing protein, giving the protein MNFITILLIAVVVLEHIYFLILEMFLWTKPKGIKAFGLKSKAFAEETKVLAANQGLYNGFLAAGLIYSITQKEINIAIFFLICVTIAGIYGSYSTKQIKLFYIQAIPAILALLTYFF; this is encoded by the coding sequence ATGAATTTTATAACAATACTCTTAATTGCTGTTGTAGTCTTAGAACACATTTACTTTTTAATACTAGAAATGTTTTTATGGACTAAACCTAAAGGCATAAAAGCTTTTGGATTAAAATCTAAGGCTTTTGCAGAAGAAACCAAAGTGCTAGCTGCTAATCAAGGTTTATATAATGGGTTTTTAGCCGCAGGTTTAATTTACAGCATTACACAAAAAGAAATAAATATTGCAATTTTCTTTCTAATATGTGTGACTATTGCAGGTATTTATGGGTCTTATTCTACAAAGCAAATAAAGCTATTTTATATACAGGCAATTCCTGCTATATTAGCTTTATTAACTTATTTTTTTTAA
- a CDS encoding thioredoxin domain-containing protein, with protein sequence MQHQHTNSLINETSPYLLQHAHNPVNWKAWNNKTLEEAKKTGKLILISVGYSACHWCHVMEHESFEDNLVAQVMNKHYINIKVDREERPDVDQTYMNAVQLMTRSGGWPLNVVALPDGRPIWGGTYFPKEQWLSALEQLAKLYIESPEKLYQQANNVEKGLKTLDMIELNTDAPIFEKAFIDLAVKKWSALFDYHFGGLNRAPKFMMPNNYHFLLRYAYQNNDTNLLNYVNHTLTQMAYGGVYDQIGGGFSRYSVDNKWHVPHFEKMLYDNAQLVSLYSNAYLVTKNKLYKNIVEETLEYINREMTTNEGAFYSALDADSNNIEGKLEEGAFYVWTKEELKTLLKEDFKLFADYYNINNYGHWEHGNYVLIRKDDDETIIKRHGILKEKLNKKVSCWKALLLETRTTRPKPRLDDKTLTSWNGLMLKGYIDAYRVFQKQEYLDSALKNASFIVNKLRKEDGGLYHTYKEGKSKINGYLEDYASVIEAFIALYENTLDTKWLNTSRDLTNYTFDHFFDENSNMFFFTSNEDSLLVSRNIEYRDNVIPSSNSIMAKNLFKLGHYFDNQYYTKTATTMLNNVKPEIMEYASGYSNWLDLMLNYTHSYYEIAVVGANAKQKILELNKTYLPNKLIAGSTHESSMPLLLNRYIANKTLIYVCINKTCKLPVSETDIAIKILKE encoded by the coding sequence ATGCAACACCAACACACCAATAGTCTTATAAACGAAACTAGTCCATATCTTCTGCAACATGCACACAACCCGGTAAATTGGAAAGCCTGGAATAACAAAACACTAGAAGAAGCAAAAAAAACAGGAAAACTAATACTTATTAGTGTGGGGTATTCTGCTTGCCATTGGTGTCATGTTATGGAACACGAAAGTTTTGAAGACAATTTGGTTGCGCAAGTAATGAATAAACATTACATCAATATTAAAGTAGACAGAGAAGAAAGACCCGATGTAGATCAAACTTACATGAATGCAGTTCAACTAATGACTCGCAGCGGCGGATGGCCACTAAACGTAGTAGCTTTACCAGACGGAAGACCCATTTGGGGAGGCACTTACTTCCCTAAAGAACAATGGTTAAGCGCTTTAGAACAACTAGCCAAACTTTATATTGAAAGCCCAGAAAAACTCTATCAACAGGCTAATAATGTTGAAAAAGGGCTTAAAACTTTAGACATGATAGAGTTAAATACAGATGCCCCTATTTTTGAAAAAGCGTTTATTGATTTGGCAGTAAAAAAATGGTCTGCACTTTTTGATTATCACTTTGGCGGATTAAACAGAGCTCCTAAATTTATGATGCCTAATAATTATCACTTTTTATTAAGATACGCCTACCAAAATAATGACACTAATTTGCTAAATTATGTAAACCATACGCTAACACAAATGGCATATGGTGGCGTATATGATCAAATAGGAGGTGGTTTTTCAAGATACTCAGTTGATAACAAATGGCATGTACCTCATTTTGAAAAAATGCTTTATGACAATGCCCAATTGGTTAGCCTATACTCCAACGCTTATCTTGTAACCAAAAACAAGCTGTATAAAAATATTGTTGAAGAAACCCTAGAATATATTAATAGGGAAATGACAACCAATGAAGGTGCTTTTTACTCAGCATTAGATGCTGATAGTAATAATATTGAAGGTAAACTAGAAGAAGGTGCTTTTTATGTTTGGACTAAAGAAGAACTAAAAACTCTTTTAAAAGAAGATTTCAAATTATTTGCAGATTATTACAATATTAACAATTACGGACATTGGGAACATGGCAACTATGTGCTTATTAGAAAAGATGATGATGAAACTATCATAAAAAGGCATGGTATTTTAAAAGAAAAACTCAACAAAAAAGTCTCTTGTTGGAAAGCGTTACTTTTAGAAACTAGAACTACACGCCCAAAACCAAGATTAGATGATAAAACCCTAACCTCTTGGAACGGACTAATGTTAAAAGGCTACATTGATGCTTATAGGGTATTTCAAAAACAAGAATACCTTGATTCTGCTCTAAAAAACGCCTCTTTTATTGTAAATAAATTAAGAAAAGAAGATGGTGGTCTTTATCACACTTATAAAGAAGGCAAAAGTAAAATAAATGGTTATTTAGAAGATTACGCTTCTGTAATTGAAGCTTTTATTGCATTATATGAAAATACTTTAGATACTAAATGGCTTAACACTTCTAGAGATTTAACCAACTACACGTTCGACCATTTTTTTGACGAAAATAGTAACATGTTTTTCTTTACATCAAATGAAGATTCATTGTTAGTTTCAAGAAATATAGAATATAGAGACAACGTTATTCCTAGTAGCAATTCTATAATGGCTAAAAATCTTTTTAAACTGGGACATTATTTCGATAATCAATATTACACCAAAACAGCCACAACAATGCTAAATAATGTAAAACCAGAAATTATGGAGTACGCTTCGGGCTATTCTAACTGGTTAGACTTAATGTTAAATTACACTCATTCTTATTATGAAATTGCCGTTGTTGGCGCCAATGCAAAACAAAAAATTTTAGAATTAAATAAAACCTATCTCCCAAATAAATTAATTGCAGGAAGCACTCATGAAAGTAGTATGCCTTTACTACTTAACAGGTACATTGCTAATAAAACGCTTATTTATGTATGTATTAACAAAACCTGCAAACTTCCTGTTTCAGAGACTGATATAGCTATAAAAATTTTAAAAGAATGA
- a CDS encoding dodecin family protein codes for MAVLKVIEVLSNSEKSWEDATRKAVKQAAKSVKNIRSVYVQDQSASVKDNDITEFRVNLKLTFEVD; via the coding sequence ATGGCAGTATTAAAAGTAATTGAAGTATTATCAAACTCTGAAAAAAGTTGGGAAGACGCCACAAGAAAGGCTGTTAAACAAGCAGCAAAAAGTGTTAAAAACATACGTTCTGTTTATGTTCAAGATCAAAGCGCTAGTGTAAAAGATAATGACATTACAGAATTTAGAGTAAATCTTAAATTAACTTTTGAAGTTGATTAA
- a CDS encoding NifU family protein translates to MNTFKVSVQETSNNAIVKFEVNQFITKHQSFEFSNVDEAKPSPLAQQLFYLPFVKKVYISGNFVAVERYDIVQWADVQDEVAQQIEAYLNGGGTVIIEAEAPKKIPVTVYAEATPNPSVMKFVANKKIVTALFEFTSIDEAKLSPLATELFHFPFVKSVFIEENYVSITKYDISEWQDITIELREFIKQFIESGKDVVLPEASQKQQNTSTQKNTHFEALDDTSKEIVNILEEYVKPAVASDGGNIQFLSYDETTKNVSVLLQGACSGCPSSTFTLKNGIENMLKQMLPGKVEMVEAING, encoded by the coding sequence ATGAACACTTTCAAGGTTTCTGTGCAAGAAACATCAAACAACGCCATAGTAAAATTTGAAGTAAATCAATTTATAACAAAACATCAAAGTTTTGAATTTAGTAATGTTGATGAAGCAAAACCATCGCCGTTAGCTCAACAATTATTCTACTTACCCTTTGTTAAAAAGGTATATATTTCTGGAAACTTTGTAGCAGTTGAACGCTATGATATTGTTCAATGGGCCGACGTACAAGATGAAGTAGCTCAACAAATTGAAGCCTATTTAAATGGTGGTGGTACTGTAATCATTGAAGCCGAAGCTCCTAAAAAAATACCTGTTACAGTTTATGCTGAAGCTACTCCCAACCCATCTGTAATGAAATTTGTTGCTAACAAAAAGATTGTTACTGCACTATTTGAATTCACCTCTATAGATGAAGCAAAATTATCGCCGCTAGCTACAGAATTATTTCATTTTCCGTTTGTAAAAAGTGTTTTTATTGAAGAGAATTATGTATCAATAACAAAATACGACATATCAGAATGGCAAGATATTACTATTGAATTAAGAGAGTTTATCAAACAATTTATTGAAAGCGGAAAAGATGTTGTTTTACCCGAAGCTTCTCAAAAACAACAAAACACCTCAACACAAAAAAACACCCATTTTGAAGCGCTTGATGACACCTCTAAAGAAATAGTTAATATTCTTGAAGAATACGTTAAACCAGCTGTTGCCAGTGATGGTGGAAACATTCAGTTTCTATCATATGATGAAACCACTAAAAACGTAAGCGTTTTACTGCAAGGAGCTTGTAGTGGTTGCCCATCTTCAACCTTTACGCTTAAAAATGGCATTGAAAATATGCTAAAACAAATGCTTCCTGGAAAAGTAGAAATGGTAGAAGCCATTAACGGATAA
- a CDS encoding type IX secretion system membrane protein PorP/SprF, translating to MRLKNTLMLVVAVLFTTIATSQEGLPIYTDYLTDNYYLIHPSMAGAANCSKVRLTSRQQWFGHDDAPRLSTLSINGRIGETPSAIGGIVYTDKNGYHSQTGAYVTYAHHLMFSRSEVDLNMLSFGLSAGFIQYKLDETSFLFDGPDPAIDGIVQSATNFNIDFGFSYQFLDFYAHGTVKNILDNDGINKEPNVTSNLRRYLFTVGGVFGKLGSTWSYEPSVMLQYRDATEEASIDVNAKVYKQMDFGTLWAGLSYRNSFDGAEYISSNTINSQRLQQITPLVGVNYKNFMFAYTYTHQTNSVVYTNGGFHQFTLGFNFGCRRERYDCKCPAVNY from the coding sequence ATGAGATTAAAAAATACATTAATGCTAGTAGTAGCAGTGTTATTTACCACTATTGCTACTTCCCAAGAAGGCTTGCCTATTTATACTGATTATCTTACTGATAATTACTATTTAATACATCCGTCTATGGCTGGAGCTGCAAATTGTTCTAAGGTTAGGTTAACTAGCAGACAACAATGGTTTGGGCATGATGACGCTCCAAGATTAAGTACTTTAAGTATTAATGGACGTATTGGGGAAACACCTTCTGCTATTGGAGGTATTGTTTATACTGATAAAAACGGATACCACTCACAAACAGGTGCTTATGTAACGTATGCGCATCATCTTATGTTTTCTAGAAGTGAAGTAGATTTAAATATGCTTTCTTTTGGCTTAAGTGCTGGTTTTATTCAGTATAAATTAGATGAAACATCGTTTTTATTTGATGGTCCAGATCCTGCAATTGATGGTATTGTGCAAAGTGCTACTAATTTTAATATAGATTTTGGGTTTTCTTATCAGTTTTTAGATTTTTATGCGCATGGAACTGTAAAAAATATTCTAGATAATGATGGGATTAATAAGGAACCTAATGTAACTAGTAATTTAAGACGATATTTATTTACTGTTGGAGGTGTTTTTGGAAAGTTAGGAAGTACTTGGAGCTATGAACCTTCAGTAATGTTACAATATAGAGATGCTACAGAAGAAGCTTCAATTGATGTAAATGCGAAAGTTTACAAACAAATGGATTTTGGAACGCTTTGGGCAGGTTTATCTTATAGAAACAGTTTTGATGGGGCAGAATATATTAGTTCTAACACAATTAATAGTCAAAGACTACAACAAATAACGCCGCTTGTAGGTGTAAATTATAAAAACTTTATGTTTGCTTACACGTATACGCACCAAACTAATTCTGTGGTATATACAAATGGTGGTTTTCATCAATTTACTTTAGGCTTTAACTTTGGATGTAGGCGTGAACGTTATGATTGTAAATGTCCTGCAGTGAATTATTAA
- a CDS encoding VWA domain-containing protein produces MKIHLKTIILSLTMVSFMACNAKNKTPKETALAKTNIVNTEPNKQYIKVALLLDTSNSMDGLIDQAKAQLWDIVNELSYAKCGNNKPNLQIALYEYGNDRLNSDEGYIRQVLGFSEDLDDISKELFSLTTNGGNEYCGQVIQTSLNQLNWGKNPDDLKLIFIAGNEPFTQGKVNYKDASVNAKEKDVTINTIFCGNYNQGISSYWKDGAKLTHGDYMAINHNQKTVHIASPYDDEILILNKKLNKTYVAYGKRGASKIALQAEQDSNAGYYSKANAVKRTVSKSSHLYKNKSWDLVDAVEDKEVAIEDLNDDVLPDVLKGKSKLEIENYILEKKKERETIQKKIQELNAKRSKYIAAQSTKTNNGLQNAMTKAIKEQAKKKKYTWD; encoded by the coding sequence ATGAAAATTCATTTAAAAACAATTATTTTAAGTTTAACCATGGTAAGTTTTATGGCGTGTAATGCTAAAAATAAAACACCTAAAGAAACAGCATTAGCTAAAACCAATATTGTTAATACAGAACCCAACAAACAATATATTAAAGTAGCCCTTTTACTAGACACCAGCAATAGTATGGACGGTTTAATAGACCAAGCTAAAGCACAACTTTGGGATATAGTAAACGAGTTATCTTACGCAAAATGTGGCAACAATAAACCAAATTTACAAATTGCTTTATACGAATATGGTAATGACAGACTTAATAGTGACGAGGGCTATATTAGACAAGTTTTAGGTTTTAGTGAAGATTTAGATGACATCTCAAAAGAACTTTTTTCTTTAACCACCAATGGCGGTAATGAATATTGCGGACAAGTAATTCAAACATCATTAAACCAACTTAATTGGGGCAAAAACCCTGACGACTTAAAACTAATTTTTATTGCAGGAAACGAGCCTTTTACACAAGGAAAAGTTAATTACAAAGACGCTTCTGTAAACGCAAAAGAAAAAGATGTTACCATTAATACTATTTTTTGCGGTAATTATAATCAAGGTATTTCTAGCTATTGGAAAGACGGTGCCAAATTAACTCATGGAGATTATATGGCTATAAATCATAACCAAAAAACGGTTCATATAGCATCACCTTACGATGACGAAATTTTAATTTTGAATAAAAAATTAAATAAAACCTATGTAGCCTATGGCAAACGTGGTGCTTCTAAAATAGCATTGCAAGCAGAACAAGATAGTAATGCTGGTTATTACAGTAAAGCTAATGCCGTTAAAAGAACAGTAAGCAAAAGTTCTCATTTATATAAAAATAAATCTTGGGATTTAGTAGATGCTGTTGAAGACAAAGAAGTAGCTATAGAAGATTTAAATGATGACGTGCTTCCTGATGTTCTTAAAGGAAAATCTAAACTAGAAATTGAAAACTACATTTTAGAAAAGAAAAAAGAACGAGAAACCATTCAAAAGAAAATTCAAGAGTTAAATGCTAAACGCAGCAAATACATAGCGGCACAAAGCACAAAAACCAATAACGGATTACAAAACGCTATGACTAAAGCTATTAAAGAACAAGCAAAAAAGAAAAAATATACTTGGGATTAA